The following are from one region of the Qipengyuania flava genome:
- a CDS encoding flavodoxin family protein, producing MLDEIQDRLCAENTTDFSDLRAVTINCTLKPTPQGSHTDKLLGVVETILVRNNVALEQVRLVDHDIAPGVYPDMTEHGAARDDWPAIWETVRAADILVVGTPIWLGEKSSVCQRLIERLYGHSGETNERGQYVFYGKVGGCIITGNEDGIKHVGMGVLYSLQHVGYTIPPQADAGWIGEAGPGPSYGDEKEDGSGRVGFDNDFTRRNTTFMTWNLMHMARMLKDAGGIPAHGNSVDVWNEGRRFDAPNPEYR from the coding sequence ATGCTCGACGAAATCCAGGACCGGCTCTGCGCCGAGAATACGACCGACTTTTCGGACCTCAGGGCGGTGACCATCAATTGCACGCTGAAGCCCACGCCGCAGGGCTCGCATACCGACAAGCTTCTGGGCGTGGTTGAGACGATCCTTGTGCGCAACAACGTCGCGCTCGAGCAGGTCAGGCTGGTCGATCACGATATCGCACCCGGCGTTTATCCCGACATGACCGAACACGGAGCCGCGCGCGACGATTGGCCGGCAATCTGGGAAACGGTGCGCGCGGCCGACATCCTCGTCGTCGGCACCCCGATCTGGCTGGGCGAGAAAAGCTCTGTCTGCCAGAGGCTGATCGAGCGGCTTTACGGCCATTCGGGCGAGACCAACGAGCGTGGCCAGTACGTCTTTTACGGCAAGGTTGGCGGCTGCATCATTACCGGTAACGAGGACGGCATCAAGCACGTCGGCATGGGCGTGCTCTACTCGCTCCAGCACGTCGGTTACACCATTCCCCCGCAGGCCGATGCCGGCTGGATCGGAGAGGCCGGACCCGGGCCCAGCTACGGCGACGAAAAGGAAGACGGTTCTGGCCGCGTCGGCTTCGACAACGACTTCACCCGCCGCAACACGACCTTCATGACCTGGAACCTCATGCATATGGCACGGATGCTTAAGGATGCAGGCGGCATTCCTGCACACGGCAATTCGGTCGATGTGTGGAACGAGGGCCGCCGCTTCGACGCGCCCAATCCGGAGTATCGCTAG
- a CDS encoding tryptophan halogenase family protein: protein MSSGRKQIDTVVIVGGGTAGWMTAAAISRLLGGVGLAITLVESAAIGTVGVGEATLPQIRTFNRMLGIDEREMMARTAATIKLGIEFRDWGKPGDRYVHPFGTYGEPVEGVDFIQAWALANALGKASAIGDYSLPIVAAWADRFAPPGEGGQQQPYDYAFQFDAGLYAAWLAELAQGSGVVRREGRIVEVIRDAESGNITSVLLENGAVIEGDLFIDCSGFRSLLIGDTLETPFEDWSHWLPCNRAFAVPCANGGEHGPYTRATAREAGWQWRIPLQHRVGNGLVYCDAFWEDEAARDALVTSLEGEAGGEPRQLRFTTGRRRELWRGNCVAIGLSGGFLEPLESTSIDLIQSGILNLVELFPGAGIAEADQREYNRLMDLEFERIRDFLVLHYVANQRDGEFWTAMREMPLPESLSEKIDDFRRRALLPDYADGLFQPVSWISVFLGQNIVPEGWDPRAEGIGEAALVETLDGLRQSYARDAAAMPVHREFLRMSGAQYAGASS from the coding sequence ATGAGTTCGGGGCGAAAGCAGATCGACACGGTGGTGATCGTCGGCGGGGGAACCGCTGGCTGGATGACCGCGGCCGCGATTTCGCGCCTGCTGGGCGGCGTCGGCCTGGCGATTACGCTCGTCGAATCCGCAGCCATCGGCACCGTGGGCGTCGGCGAGGCGACCTTGCCGCAGATCCGCACCTTCAACCGTATGCTCGGGATCGACGAGCGCGAGATGATGGCGCGCACGGCGGCGACCATAAAGCTCGGCATCGAATTTCGCGATTGGGGCAAGCCGGGCGACCGCTACGTCCATCCTTTCGGCACCTATGGCGAGCCTGTTGAAGGGGTGGATTTCATCCAAGCCTGGGCGCTAGCCAACGCGCTCGGCAAGGCATCCGCAATTGGCGACTATTCGCTGCCCATCGTCGCGGCCTGGGCGGACCGGTTCGCACCGCCGGGCGAGGGCGGCCAGCAGCAACCCTATGACTACGCATTCCAGTTCGACGCTGGGCTCTATGCAGCCTGGCTGGCCGAACTTGCACAGGGCTCGGGCGTGGTTCGCCGGGAGGGGCGCATCGTCGAGGTGATCCGCGACGCGGAGAGCGGCAATATCACGTCGGTCCTCCTCGAAAATGGAGCGGTGATCGAAGGCGATCTCTTCATCGATTGCTCGGGCTTTCGTTCGCTGCTGATCGGCGACACGCTCGAAACACCGTTCGAGGACTGGAGCCACTGGCTGCCCTGCAACCGCGCCTTTGCAGTCCCTTGCGCGAACGGCGGCGAGCATGGTCCCTACACCCGGGCCACCGCGCGCGAGGCAGGCTGGCAATGGCGCATTCCGCTCCAGCACCGCGTCGGCAACGGCCTCGTCTATTGCGACGCCTTCTGGGAAGACGAGGCGGCGCGCGATGCCCTAGTCACCTCGCTTGAGGGAGAGGCCGGGGGCGAGCCTCGCCAGTTGCGCTTCACCACCGGGCGCCGGCGGGAATTGTGGCGCGGCAACTGTGTTGCCATCGGCCTGTCGGGCGGCTTCCTCGAGCCGTTGGAATCGACCAGCATCGACCTGATCCAGAGCGGCATCCTCAACCTTGTCGAGCTGTTTCCGGGTGCTGGCATCGCCGAGGCCGACCAACGCGAATACAACCGCCTGATGGACCTCGAGTTCGAGCGCATTCGCGATTTCCTCGTCCTTCACTACGTCGCCAACCAGCGCGATGGGGAATTCTGGACAGCGATGCGCGAAATGCCGCTGCCCGAAAGCCTGAGCGAGAAAATCGATGACTTCCGCAGACGCGCGCTGCTGCCCGACTATGCCGACGGACTGTTTCAGCCGGTCAGCTGGATATCGGTTTTCCTCGGCCAGAACATTGTCCCCGAAGGATGGGACCCGCGCGCCGAGGGAATTGGCGAAGCGGCGCTCGTCGAGACGCTGGACGGGCTGCGGCAGTCCTATGCGCGTGATGCGGCGGCTATGCCCGTGCACCGCGAGTTCCTTCGCATGTCAGGCGCCCAGTACGCGGGAGCTTCATCGTGA
- a CDS encoding tryptophan 7-halogenase: MSAGAAKSIVLVGAAEDVWPVAALLAPALRARAAVTVVEHGSAEEAVAVVPVADPYFALAGIAVSDLAKAGADFALGLALEGFAPDGRRIIVAPSGDLPMIGGLPFHHILRRVAEEAKALDRFAELYEGFRFCARAAKAGAMALPEDAPQSPLAMLGPLTAIERTALAQLLKSKSDLCSIDVLRCETVSLEEVAGSGQHKLTADGTPIGADLVIDLRARTKTGGDRNIPALSSGLQATAHYEAGVLPTYRAPDARSTGDAAAYANEAPWSGNLLRMGRASARLGPLFAADARLLLLQAQHLLETLPATPDFAAEARRFNQLHWRSVERLSEWVAVPTSLGAEAQQPVPEGLALRVEQFRSRGRMPSLDGDVLDRQTWIDLLLAFGVIPQRHDRRADAFDPRQLDHALGTVRGQLEQALKAMPDSARFRHRFASS; this comes from the coding sequence GTGAGTGCCGGAGCCGCAAAATCCATCGTCCTGGTCGGCGCCGCCGAGGATGTCTGGCCGGTCGCTGCACTTCTCGCTCCGGCTCTTCGCGCGCGCGCTGCCGTAACGGTTGTGGAGCACGGATCGGCGGAAGAAGCGGTTGCAGTAGTGCCGGTTGCCGACCCCTATTTCGCGCTTGCCGGGATCGCCGTTTCCGACCTTGCCAAGGCGGGCGCCGATTTTGCCCTCGGCTTAGCGCTGGAAGGTTTCGCTCCCGATGGGCGGCGGATCATTGTCGCTCCCTCAGGCGATCTGCCCATGATAGGCGGGCTGCCGTTCCACCACATCCTGCGCAGGGTGGCCGAGGAGGCCAAGGCACTCGACCGCTTCGCCGAGCTTTATGAGGGCTTCCGCTTCTGCGCTCGCGCGGCCAAGGCCGGGGCCATGGCGCTGCCCGAAGACGCCCCGCAATCTCCACTGGCGATGCTGGGTCCGCTGACCGCTATCGAGAGGACGGCGCTGGCGCAGCTACTCAAGAGCAAGTCGGATCTGTGCTCAATTGACGTGCTGCGCTGCGAGACTGTGTCGCTTGAGGAGGTGGCTGGTTCGGGCCAGCACAAGTTGACTGCGGATGGCACCCCGATTGGCGCAGACCTTGTCATCGACCTTCGGGCCCGCACGAAAACCGGTGGCGACCGCAACATCCCTGCTCTTAGCTCGGGGCTGCAAGCCACTGCGCATTACGAGGCGGGAGTACTTCCCACTTACCGGGCGCCCGATGCACGTAGCACTGGCGATGCGGCAGCTTATGCAAACGAGGCCCCTTGGTCGGGCAACCTCCTTCGCATGGGGCGCGCCTCGGCTCGTCTGGGCCCGCTGTTTGCCGCCGATGCGCGGTTGCTGCTTCTGCAAGCGCAGCACCTGCTCGAAACGCTTCCGGCAACACCCGACTTTGCGGCCGAAGCGCGGCGGTTCAACCAGCTTCATTGGCGCTCGGTCGAACGGCTGAGTGAATGGGTTGCCGTGCCCACCAGCCTTGGTGCTGAAGCCCAGCAGCCTGTGCCCGAGGGGCTCGCCCTGCGCGTCGAACAGTTCCGCAGCCGGGGGCGCATGCCCTCGTTGGACGGAGATGTCCTCGATCGGCAGACGTGGATTGACCTCTTACTTGCCTTCGGGGTGATCCCGCAGCGCCACGATCGGCGAGCGGATGCGTTCGATCCGCGCCAGCTCGACCATGCGCTGGGCACGGTGCGCGGCCAGCTTGAGCAGGCGCTGAAGGCTATGCCCGACAGCGCGCGTTTCCGGCACCGCTTCGCCTCATCCTGA
- a CDS encoding fructose bisphosphate aldolase, whose protein sequence is MTFDEMKARIATGQGFIAALDQSGGSTPKALKGYGVEEGAWSTEDEMFGLIHEMRQRIIESPCFGNGKVIGAILFEKTMEGESGGKSVPARLKERGIVPFLKVDKGLEDERDGAQLMKPNPGLEDMCNRAKELGVFGTKMRSVVKSANATGIKAAVHQQFAEGARILSCGLIPMLEPEYDITAADRAEGEKILLEAIEEGLDALPEGQQIMLKLSIPKEAGLYSGLTSHPKVLRVVALSGGYSTDEACSELAKNPGMIASFSRGLLQDLRATQSDDEFDGTLSGAIDQIHAASVA, encoded by the coding sequence ATGACTTTCGATGAGATGAAGGCGCGTATCGCCACCGGACAGGGCTTTATTGCAGCGCTCGACCAGTCGGGCGGTTCGACCCCCAAGGCGCTCAAGGGCTACGGTGTCGAAGAGGGCGCGTGGAGCACGGAAGACGAGATGTTCGGCCTCATCCACGAAATGCGCCAGCGCATTATCGAAAGCCCGTGTTTCGGCAACGGCAAGGTCATCGGCGCAATCCTGTTCGAGAAGACCATGGAAGGCGAAAGCGGCGGCAAGTCGGTGCCCGCCCGCCTCAAGGAACGCGGCATCGTGCCGTTCCTGAAAGTCGACAAGGGCCTTGAGGACGAGCGTGACGGCGCGCAGCTGATGAAGCCCAATCCGGGCCTTGAAGATATGTGCAACCGCGCCAAGGAGCTCGGCGTCTTCGGCACCAAGATGCGCAGCGTGGTCAAGTCGGCCAATGCCACCGGCATCAAGGCCGCCGTCCACCAGCAGTTTGCAGAAGGCGCGCGCATCCTGTCTTGCGGCCTCATCCCCATGCTCGAGCCGGAATACGACATCACCGCCGCCGACCGCGCGGAAGGCGAGAAGATCCTGCTCGAGGCAATCGAGGAAGGGCTCGATGCGCTCCCCGAAGGCCAGCAGATCATGCTGAAGCTCTCGATCCCCAAGGAAGCTGGTCTCTATTCAGGGCTCACCAGCCACCCCAAGGTGCTGCGTGTCGTGGCGCTTTCGGGCGGCTATTCGACCGACGAAGCCTGTAGCGAACTCGCCAAGAACCCCGGCATGATCGCCAGCTTCAGCCGCGGCCTGCTGCAGGACCTGCGCGCCACGCAGAGTGACGACGAATTCGACGGCACGCTGTCGGGCGCGATCGACCAGATCCACGCCGCCAGCGTCGCCTGA
- the thiE gene encoding thiamine phosphate synthase codes for MTEPTCQIYLISPLDVSGDFPDRLARAIDAGEGLVTAFQFRVKGLDQHEAAALAEPLQAICAEREVAFIVNDDIALAKRLKADGVHLGQGDGDPAEAREDLGREAQIGVTCHASRHLALEAGEAGADYVAFGAFFPSTTKETEHRAELDLLEWWSEMVELPSVAIGGITPENCQPIVKAGADFIAVSGAVWNGDEVVAVKAFSEQIAAA; via the coding sequence ATGACCGAACCAACCTGCCAGATCTATCTCATCTCCCCGCTCGACGTGTCCGGCGATTTTCCGGACCGGCTCGCGCGCGCCATCGATGCGGGAGAAGGGCTCGTGACCGCGTTCCAGTTTCGCGTGAAAGGCCTGGATCAGCACGAGGCCGCGGCACTTGCCGAGCCGCTGCAAGCGATTTGCGCCGAGCGCGAGGTCGCGTTCATCGTCAACGACGACATCGCGCTCGCAAAGCGCCTCAAGGCCGACGGTGTGCACCTGGGGCAGGGCGATGGCGATCCGGCCGAAGCGCGCGAAGACCTGGGCCGCGAGGCGCAGATCGGCGTGACCTGCCACGCCTCGCGTCACCTCGCCCTCGAAGCGGGCGAAGCGGGCGCGGATTATGTCGCCTTCGGGGCGTTCTTCCCAAGCACGACCAAGGAAACCGAGCATCGGGCCGAACTCGATCTGCTCGAATGGTGGAGCGAGATGGTCGAGCTGCCCTCGGTCGCGATCGGTGGCATCACTCCGGAAAATTGTCAGCCCATCGTAAAGGCGGGTGCGGACTTCATCGCGGTTTCCGGAGCGGTCTGGAACGGCGATGAAGTGGTTGCCGTTAAAGCCTTTTCGGAGCAAATCGCAGCCGCGTGA